The following proteins are co-located in the Mycolicibacterium goodii genome:
- a CDS encoding phosphotransferase enzyme family protein, whose amino-acid sequence MPGLPADHELFARAALGAYRRDPNTPLRLLSLSENATYLAGDPDGDPEPLVLRVHRPDYHSVHGIASELAWMAALRRETAVRTPELVPAHNGDQVVAATVGDRTLHVDAVSFVPGCTAEEAPEVVGFAALRELTAIMHDHAHSWAAPASFTRFSWDLDAILGPRARWGNWRDAPALTAADKVSIERAVTEITGRISEFGTTPDRFGLIHADLRLSNLMVDPTTPGAGITVIDFDDCGWGWHLADLAAVVSWLEDSPEADGIIAEWLRGYRAVRALPEDHLALIPTFVLLRRVQLTAWIASHADADAAISVGAEYARGTARLAERYLDDRTWLQEAIFASPLTPTA is encoded by the coding sequence ATGCCGGGACTCCCTGCCGACCACGAACTGTTCGCGCGCGCCGCGCTCGGCGCGTACCGACGCGATCCGAACACCCCGCTGCGCCTGCTCAGCCTCTCCGAGAACGCCACGTACCTGGCGGGCGATCCGGACGGCGACCCCGAACCTCTGGTGCTGCGGGTCCACCGTCCCGACTACCACTCGGTGCACGGCATCGCGTCCGAGCTGGCCTGGATGGCCGCGTTGCGACGTGAAACCGCCGTCAGGACACCGGAACTCGTTCCCGCCCACAACGGCGATCAGGTGGTCGCGGCCACCGTCGGCGACCGCACCCTGCACGTCGACGCCGTGAGCTTCGTGCCGGGATGCACCGCCGAGGAGGCTCCCGAGGTGGTGGGGTTCGCCGCACTCCGCGAGTTGACAGCGATCATGCACGACCACGCCCACAGCTGGGCGGCACCGGCGTCGTTCACCCGGTTCAGCTGGGACCTCGACGCGATCCTGGGGCCGAGGGCCCGGTGGGGCAACTGGCGTGACGCACCGGCACTCACCGCCGCCGACAAGGTCTCGATCGAACGCGCCGTGACCGAGATCACCGGCCGGATCTCCGAATTCGGCACCACACCGGACCGTTTCGGCCTCATCCACGCCGACCTGCGGCTGTCGAACCTCATGGTCGATCCCACCACGCCGGGCGCGGGCATCACCGTGATCGACTTCGACGACTGCGGCTGGGGCTGGCATCTGGCCGATCTGGCCGCCGTGGTGTCGTGGCTGGAGGACAGCCCCGAGGCCGACGGCATCATCGCCGAGTGGCTGCGCGGATACCGTGCGGTGCGTGCTCTGCCCGAAGACCACCTGGCGTTGATCCCGACGTTCGTCCTGCTGCGCCGCGTGCAGTTGACCGCGTGGATCGCCTCGCACGCCGACGCCGACGCCGCGATCTCCGTCGGCGCCGAGTACGCGCGCGGCACCGCGCGGCTGGCCGAACGCTACCTCGACGACCGAACCTGGTTGCAGGAGGCGATTTTCGCCTCACCCCTGACCCCGACAGCATGA